AAGCGGGTTCTTGATCTCGTGCGCAAGCCCACCGGCCAGCTGCGCGATCTCGGTGTACTGATCGACCAGCTTCTGGTTGACTTCGGCGGCGGATGGCTCGGCCCGAGGATTCATGCGACCGGTATTCTACGGCCGGAAAAAATCTTGGCCAATGCGATGCGGATCTCGCCAGGACCAAGGAGCCGGCAGTATCGATCGCGACCTGAGTTCGTGCCCAGGTCCCATGCGCGCCAATAAAAACAGGAGAGCAGCCGAACAGGCCGGCAGTCCAGCTCGCGCCGTCGCGCGATTGGCTGCCACGTCCGCCACAGGCGGACTCACCCGTTCCACTGCTCTCCCGCTCTATTCGCATTCCCTGCGATAACGGCCAGATGCCGTTACCTGTCGCTGTCGGCCGTGGCGGCAGCTTGCTCGCGCAATACCGCACGGCGGCTCAGCTTGACGCGGTCTTGATCGTCGATGGCGATAACTTTCACTGTCATCGCGTCGCCGACTTTGCACACATCGCCAACGCTGGTGACATATTCGTCGGACAGCTCGCTAATGTGTACCAGGCCATCCTTGCCGGGCAGAATTTCGACAAACGCGCCGAAATCCTTGACGCTGGTGACGCGTCCTTCATAAAGCTTGCCGACTGTGACACTTTCGGTCAACGCCTCGACACGACGCATGGCACTTTCGGCCGCGCCGGCGTCACTGCTGGCAATCGTCACCGTGCCGTCGTCCTCGACTTCGATCACGGCACCGGTTTGCTCCTGGATGCCACGGATCGTCTTGCCGCCCGGACCGATCAAGAGGCCGATCTTTTCGGGCGGAATCTTGGTACGCAGCAAGCGTGGTGCCCAGGCCGAGATCTCGTCGCGCGGCATGGGGATGGCCGTCAGCATAGAGCGAAGAATGTTGATCCTCGCTTCCCGCGATTGTGTCATCGTAGCCCGAATGATGTCGGCGCTGATGCCGTTGATCTTCAGATCGAGCTGAATGCCGGTGATGCCGTTCTGCGTGCCGGCGATCTTGAAATCCATGTCGCCGTAGTGATCCTCGTCGCCGATGATGTCGGTGAGCAAGGTCCACTTGTCTTCGGTCTCTTTGACCAGTCCGACCGAAATGCCCGCGACGGGATTGGTGATCTTCACTCCCGCGGCCATCAGGCCCAAGGTTGCTCCGCAGACCGAGGCCATAGAGCTAGAGCCGTTGGATTCCAGAATGTCGGAAATCACACGGATCGTATAGGGAAACACATCCGGATCGGGCAGGATCGGCTTGACGCTGCGTTCGGCCAGCGCGCCGTGGCCGATTTCGCGACGCCCTGGCCCGCGAATCGGACGAACTTCACCCACCGAGAAGGACGGGAAGTTGTAGTCCAACATGAATTTCTTGGAATACTCTTCGATCAAGCCGTCCACGCGCTGCTCGTCGCGGGTGGTACCCAAAGTGACCGTGATCAAGGCTTGCGTCTCGCCACGTTGGAAGACGGCCGAACCGTGGACGCGGGGCAGAACGTCAACCTCGCAATGGATCGGACGCAAATCCTTCGACCCGCGGCCATCGGGCCGGGTGCCCGACAGAATCAGGTCGCGTACGATGTGCTCTTCCAGCTTGCTCCACGACCGGGCAAAGCTGGCGGGGCAGACCGCGCCTTCGGCCTTCGGGTCCGGGATCACTTCGGCCATTACCTTGGCCTTCAAGGCGGCCACGGCATCGGCGCGGGCGTGCTTACCCACAGTCTGCTTGGCGGTCGTAAAGGCGCTGTAGTAGTTGCTGTGTAACCGCTCGTAAACGCCGTCCGAGGCCGGAACCTCGTACTGCTTCTTTTCCGGCGCTACCTTGCGGGCCAGCTCTTCCTGCAGTTCGCAGATTTCTTTGATGATCCGATGCGCTTCGGCGATCGCCTCGAGCATCTCGCTCTCGGGCATTTCGCGGGCGAAACCCTCGATCATCAGGACGGCATCCTTGCTGCCCGAGACCACGAGGTCGAGATCGCTCTCTTCCAAATCGTCTTGCGTGGGGAAGGGAACCCAGGCGCCGTCAATCCGTCCCAGCCGTACGGCCGCAACCGGACCCTGAAACGGCAGTGGCGAAATCGCCAGGCAGGCACTCGCGCCGTTCATGGCGAGCACATCCGCGTCGTTCTGCCGGTCGCTGGCCACTACGAACGATTGAATCTGTACCTCGTCGTGAAACCATTCGGGGAAGAGCGGGCGAATCGGCCGATCAACGAGACGCGAGGTGAGCGTCTCCTTCATCGTGGGGCGTCCCTCGCGCTTGAGGAATCCTCCGGGAAACTTGCCGGCTGCCGCGGTGCGTTCGCGGTAGTCGCAGGTGAGCGGAAAGAAGTCGATGCCCGGCCGGGGTGGGCCCGTGGCGGCAGCCGTCAGTACGACGGTCTCGCCATATTGCACCAGACAACTGCCGGCCGCCTGCTTGGCGAGGAAGCCGGTCTCGATCGAGAGGATGTTCGCTCCGATTTGCTTTTCGACACGTACTTTCAAGGTTTCTTCATCCTTCCTTGAGCGCCCTAGGCCATGAGCAATTGTGCGCGGCGCGACCAACGCGCTGCGGCACAACCACTGACTGCAACCGTTGAGATACCCCGGACGCCAAAGACGGCGTGCCAAGCGACGACCTGAGACAGGATCCGCTTGCCGGAGCGTGCGAGGCGGGCGTGGCTACTTGCGGCCTATCGAATGCGGCCGACGACTTTGTGCGCCCGACTATTTACGTATGTCGAGACGCCGAATGATGTCCAAGTAGCGCTGCGGAGTCACCTTCTTGAGGTAATCCAACAGCCGACGTCGGCGACTGACCATCATTAACAGACCTCGCCGACTGGCGTAGTCCTTCGTGTGCGTCCGCAGATGCTCCGTCAATTCCCCAATCCGGGTCGTCAACAGAGCGATTTGGACTTCGGGCGAGCCGGTATCGCTCTCGCCACGTTGGAAGTCCCCGATCAGTGCTTGCTTACGCTCTTTTGTGATAGTCATCTGTTCGTCGTAATCCCACCGCGTTGGCCGGCAACCGGCCGCTTTCAGAACCGCCTACCTTTTTGGTTCCTCAAGGTTGGCTAGGACTGCTCCCACTTATAGGTTCACAATAAAACTGAAACAGCCAATTTAGCAATGCTTAGCAAATTTGCAACCACAATTGCCCACGACATTTGCCGCCCGAGCGGACAATTTGGACGGACCCTGACGGCTACGGGCGGGCGGCCACAAAATCAGCCCTGCACGACTGGGTTCGAGAGGGTGCCGATGCCGTCGATCGTAATGTCGACCACGTCGCCGGCAGCCAAGGAAAAGTCGTCCTCGGGCACAATACCTGTCCCAGTGAGCAGGAACACCCCCTCGCGAAACACGTTGTCTCGGCCCAGGTAGCCGATCAAATCCTCGAACGATCGGGCCATTTTGCCAACATTCGTTTCGCCCGCAAACACCGTCCGATTGCCGCGGCGGATGGTCAGGTGAATGTTGATCTCGTCGCGGGGCGGCATGCGATCCGCCAGCGTAATCCAAGGCCCCAAAGAGCAGCAGGCGTCGTACATCTTGGCCTGAGGCAAATAGAGCGGGTTTTCCCCCTCGATATCACGCGAGCTCATATCGTTGCCAATCGTGTATCCGACGAGCCGCAAGCGCGAGTTCAGCACCAGGGCCAACTCGGGCTCCGGCACGTTCCAAATTGCATCGTGGCGAATTCGCACCGGTCGGCCGGGGCCCGCCACGCGGCTGGGTGTGGCTTTGAAGAATAGTTCCGGGCGCGCCGCGACATAGACCCGGTCGTAATGCGTGGCGGCGGCAGTCGATTCGGCCATCCGCGCCGTTTTGCTACGCGTATAGGTGACGCCGGCGGCCCAAACTTCCTGGGCATCAATCACTGACAGGGGCGTGACCTCGGCGACCGGCACCTTTTCGGCGGATTGATCGATCAGGAACTCGACGGTCGATTTTGGATCGTCTGCTTCCAGGATCTCGGTCAGCGTTTCGAAGTGGCCGCCGGAAAGCGCCAAGGGGATGGCATTGCCATCGATCACGACCCCGATCGTTTCAGTGCCGGAAGGAAATCGCATCTTGCCGAGTTTCATGGACGTCTCCCGCGATACCGATTTCCCGCGCGCCGCAGACTGTTTCGACGCGCAAACTTTGGGCACGATTCTCTAGCGCCGCGGCCCGCGTTACAAGCGGCGATACGTTCGCAAATCATCCAGCATAAGTTGCATATCCGCCGGCAAAGGAGCCTCGACCACCAGCGGCTCGTTCGTCTCTGGATGCACGAACTGCAAACGCCGGGCATGCAGCGCTTGCCGCGCGAGCAGGATCTCGGTATCGGCCAACTGTCGACGGATTTCGCCGCGCGTGATCGTAGCGCGGCCGCCGTAAACCCGATCGCACAGCACCGGACAACCGATGCTTTGCAAATGCACGCGAATCTGATGGGTACGGCCCGTATGAGGTACGACGCGCACCGCGGCAAAGCCGTCGAACCGCTCCAATACCTCGTAGAAGCTGCGCGCAGGACGACTGTCGGGATCGTGGGGTCGGATGGCCATTTTTTCGCGTTCGCGCGGATGCAGGCCGATCGGCAGGTCGATCCAGTCCCGATCATGATCGGGCGCGTTTACCACAAGCGCGAAATACTCCTTTTCAATCGTGCGGTCTTCGAATTGCATCGCCAGGCGACGATGCACCTGGTCGTCTTTGGCAATTACGATGACGCCCGTCGTATCGCGGTCTAGCCGATGCACGACGCCGGGTCGTGACGGACCGCCCACCTCGCTGAGTTGGTCGAAGTGGAACTGCATGGCCGCCGTCAAGGTGCCAGACCAATGCCCCTTGGCCGGATGAACGACCATGCCCGGCGGCTTGTTGATCACGGCCAACCAGCGGTCTTCGTAGAGAACTTCGAGCGGGATATTCTCTGGCTGGGGCGACGCGCGGGGCGGGTCAATGAGTTCGACGCTGATCTGTTGGCCGGCGCGCAGCGGATAAGCCGCCTTTACGCGCAGGCCACCGACTGTAACGCTTTTGGCATTGATCAGCCGCCGCAAATGGACGCGACTGTATTGCGGCAACTGTTGAGCCAGAAACGCGTCCAAGCGCGTGCCGACGGCCGACTCGGGAACGACGAGCGCGAGCGTTTCCGGTGTGGAGGGGGTGTCGCTACTCATCGCGCCTACCGCCGCCTGAGCTCATGGCTGCGGTGTGCTCGGAGCCGCGGCATCCGACGGCTCTGCGCCAGCCGATTTATCCCCCGCCGGGTCGGCGGCGGGCGTCTCGGCCGC
Above is a genomic segment from Pirellulales bacterium containing:
- a CDS encoding polyribonucleotide nucleotidyltransferase codes for the protein MKVRVEKQIGANILSIETGFLAKQAAGSCLVQYGETVVLTAAATGPPRPGIDFFPLTCDYRERTAAAGKFPGGFLKREGRPTMKETLTSRLVDRPIRPLFPEWFHDEVQIQSFVVASDRQNDADVLAMNGASACLAISPLPFQGPVAAVRLGRIDGAWVPFPTQDDLEESDLDLVVSGSKDAVLMIEGFAREMPESEMLEAIAEAHRIIKEICELQEELARKVAPEKKQYEVPASDGVYERLHSNYYSAFTTAKQTVGKHARADAVAALKAKVMAEVIPDPKAEGAVCPASFARSWSKLEEHIVRDLILSGTRPDGRGSKDLRPIHCEVDVLPRVHGSAVFQRGETQALITVTLGTTRDEQRVDGLIEEYSKKFMLDYNFPSFSVGEVRPIRGPGRREIGHGALAERSVKPILPDPDVFPYTIRVISDILESNGSSSMASVCGATLGLMAAGVKITNPVAGISVGLVKETEDKWTLLTDIIGDEDHYGDMDFKIAGTQNGITGIQLDLKINGISADIIRATMTQSREARINILRSMLTAIPMPRDEISAWAPRLLRTKIPPEKIGLLIGPGGKTIRGIQEQTGAVIEVEDDGTVTIASSDAGAAESAMRRVEALTESVTVGKLYEGRVTSVKDFGAFVEILPGKDGLVHISELSDEYVTSVGDVCKVGDAMTVKVIAIDDQDRVKLSRRAVLREQAAATADSDR
- a CDS encoding RluA family pseudouridine synthase, producing the protein MSSDTPSTPETLALVVPESAVGTRLDAFLAQQLPQYSRVHLRRLINAKSVTVGGLRVKAAYPLRAGQQISVELIDPPRASPQPENIPLEVLYEDRWLAVINKPPGMVVHPAKGHWSGTLTAAMQFHFDQLSEVGGPSRPGVVHRLDRDTTGVIVIAKDDQVHRRLAMQFEDRTIEKEYFALVVNAPDHDRDWIDLPIGLHPREREKMAIRPHDPDSRPARSFYEVLERFDGFAAVRVVPHTGRTHQIRVHLQSIGCPVLCDRVYGGRATITRGEIRRQLADTEILLARQALHARRLQFVHPETNEPLVVEAPLPADMQLMLDDLRTYRRL
- the rpsO gene encoding 30S ribosomal protein S15, with the protein product MTITKERKQALIGDFQRGESDTGSPEVQIALLTTRIGELTEHLRTHTKDYASRRGLLMMVSRRRRLLDYLKKVTPQRYLDIIRRLDIRK
- a CDS encoding fumarylacetoacetate hydrolase family protein, whose translation is MKLGKMRFPSGTETIGVVIDGNAIPLALSGGHFETLTEILEADDPKSTVEFLIDQSAEKVPVAEVTPLSVIDAQEVWAAGVTYTRSKTARMAESTAAATHYDRVYVAARPELFFKATPSRVAGPGRPVRIRHDAIWNVPEPELALVLNSRLRLVGYTIGNDMSSRDIEGENPLYLPQAKMYDACCSLGPWITLADRMPPRDEINIHLTIRRGNRTVFAGETNVGKMARSFEDLIGYLGRDNVFREGVFLLTGTGIVPEDDFSLAAGDVVDITIDGIGTLSNPVVQG